The Spartobacteria bacterium DNA segment GCCAGTCAGATTGACGGAAAAACATCGCTTAATAACTGGAAAGACTGGAAGTGGCAGATCAAGCATTCCATCCGCGATGTTGCGACGTTCGAAAAATTGATGGATGTCGAGTTTACCCCTGAAGAACGAACGGCCTTGCTCGAAACGGTTGATAAATTCCCATTAAGCGTAACGCCTTATTATCTCTCGCTGATTGATCGAGAAGACTTCCGAAACGACCCGGTATTCAAACAATGTATACCAAACCCGAGTGAGCTGATTATCGGCGCACACGACATGGTTGATCCGTTGCACGAAGAAGCGGACAGTCCGGCCCCGGGCATTACCCATCGCTATCCCGACCGCGTACTGTTCCATATCAGCAACGTCTGTTCCATGTACTGCCGCCATTGCACCCGCAAGCGCAAGGTGGGCGATCAGGATTTCATTCCCGACCGTGAAGCCATCAAGGCCGGGCTCGACTACATCCGCAATACCCCGCAGGTGCGTGATGTCCTGCTCTCCGGCGGGGATCCGTTCATGCTTTCCGATGACTATCTTGACTGGATTCTGAGCGAAATCGAAACGATCGAGCATGTGGAAGTGGTGCGCATCGGCACGCGTATGCCCGTGGTAATGCCTTACCGCATCACAACTGATTTGGTGAACATGCTCAAAAAGCATCAGCCGCTCTGGATCAATACCCACTTCAACCATCCGCGTGAAATCACCACATCATCCCGTGAAGCGCTGCGTATGTTGGCCGACGGTGGTTTCCCGCTGGGTAATCAGTCGGTACTGCTGGCGGGGGTCAACGACTGTCCGCGCATCATGCGCACGCTGGTGCACAAGTTGGTGCAGAATCGCGTACGACCTTACTACATTTATCAGTGTGATCTGTCCGAAGGGCTTTCCCATTTTCGTACTCCTGTCGGTAAAGGCATCGAGATCATTGAGAGTCTGCGCGGTCATACAAGCGGATTTGCCGTGCCCACCTATGTGATAGACGCGCCTGGTGGCGGCGGAAAAATCCCCGTGGCACCCAATTATTTGATCTCATGGAGTCCCCATAAGGTGATCCTTCGTAATTACGAAGGAGTAATCACCAGCTATCAGGAACCAGAAAACTATCAATCCGTCTTCTGCGACCACAATTGTGAGGACTGCCAGCTGACCCTTCAGCTTGATGATGCGGATGAGTACCAGTCCATCGGAATTGAAAAGCTGCTCAGTTATGCTGACGATGCCATATCGCTTATTCCTGAAGATAACGAACGCCACCAGCGCCGCGAAGACGATACGGCAGAATGAAAATGCTGCCAGCTTACATCTTTACCGCATCCGCGCTGCTGATCACCGCCATTTTGGGCTGGCTGCCGTTTCGTCGGCTCCGCGCGCTGCAGATGTGCCACAAATAATCCCCGCTGGGAAGCCTCTATTATGCCGCCGATCGTGATGAGCCCCGCTCCTGGCGTCCGCAGAACGGGAGCCCAACCCGATAAAAATGGATCAATAGTATGAGTGATACACTTGAAAAAATGGGCCATTCGCAGATTCAGCACGGTCCGGATAATGACCGAATCTATTTGATGAAGTTCGATCCTGCCGATATGCCAGGCCTTGTCGATCAGCTTGATGCACTGGCCGCAGCAAAGGGATACACCAAGATCTTTGCCAAAGTGCCCGTGCCGCACGTGCCGGTCTTTATTCAGAATGGCTACCGGAAGGAAGGGATCATTCCCGCATTTTTTAATGGGAAAACCGATGCGGCCTTTCTTGGTAAATTCATCAATCCGGCCCGTGCCGTTTCGGCGCAGTGCGACGAAATAGAACAGATCATCACCTTGGCGCAATCCAAAAGAGGATGTGCCGGCAGGTCGCTTGACGCCTCCTGCACCTTGCGTGCGGCGGAGGAAGCCGACGCTCCGGAACTGGCCGAGGTCTATCGGAAGGTGTTTGCCACCTACCCGTTCCCTGTTTACGATCCGGCCTACCTTGTTGAGACCATGCGCAGTCATGTCTGCTATTTCGTAGCGGAAAAGGACGGAAAAATTGCGGCCGCCGCATCGGGCGAAATGGATAAGGAAAACCATAATGCGGAGATGACTGATTTTGCCACGCTGCCGGAGCATCTCGGCAATGGACTGGCCTTTCACCTGTTAAGGTTTATGGAGCCGGAAATGAAGCAGCGCGGCATTGTCACGGTCTACACTATTGCCAGGGCGGTTTCGCCGGGCATGAATATCACCTTCGCCAAATGTGGTTACGCCTTCGGCGGTACGCTGATTAACAACACACAGATTTCCGGTGCTATCGAAAGCATGAATCTGTGGTATCGCTCCACCAATCTCCCTTTTCGTGCACTATGAGCCTTTTTGCGGCTAAAAATTCCGATTTAATCATAACCAGATGATCGTGATTCAAATGGGACAAAAGAATGAACCGAAAAGATACTGCTTTCTATTTGTCCATACGGATTACACAGATTATTTCTATAAAGGAGATAGGTTCATTTATGAAGATCAATACCAACAGTCATTCGGCTGTTTACGCTCGCTCGTCCCAGTGGTGGTGAATAAATTCTTCGACTGCGGCGACCTTGAACATGGATTCGCCTGCGTACGTTGCGATCACTGCAAACGCGAGTTTTTGTTAACGTTCTCCTGCAAGGGCCGCTGGTTCTGTCCGTCCTGCCATCAGAAGAAGGTGCAGCTTTTCGGCGAACTGCTAACCGAAACGATCCTCTGTCCCGTGCCGCATCAGGTAATTGTTGATTATCGATTGACGATTTGGGAAGTTGCATTTTGAATCCAATTTTCAATATGATACCGAACCCGTGTGATGTACGCAAACGCCCGGGTGCCCGCGCTGCCTAAAAAGCGATTTCTTATCAATTCAAACGATCGTTTACCGATAGTGCCGGGAATATTGCTAAAAGGTCTTTACAGCGATGGGGTGAGTCGGTAAAAGTGGCGTTAATTTACAACATATTGGATTTTGTCAGAACTGTTTTAAAATGATGTACAACGAAGCTCTAAGCATTATTATCGTACTAGTACCCAGCCCGAAAGGGAGAGGGGTTGAATAGTTCTGCACATAAGGAATTTTGAAAACCCGCTCCCGAAAGGGAGCGGGTTTTTTTATAACAACAAAACGGGAAGAAGCGATGCGAAGTGATAAGGTAAAAGTTGGTCTGGAACGGGCGCCTCATCGGGCGTTATTGAAGGCATGCGGTGTAACTGATGCAGATATGGGCAAGCCGTTTATTGCGGTCTGCAATTCTTATGTCGATATTGTTCCGGGCCATACGCATTTGCAGGAATTCGGAAGACTGGTTAAACAGGCAATCCGTGATGCAGGCGGTGTTCCTTTTGAATTTAATACCATGGCGCTGTGTGACGGCATTGCTATGGGGCATAACGGCATGCGCTTTTCTCTGCCTTCACGGGAGCTGATTGCTGACACCGTGGAGAGCATGGTTTCCGGGCATATGTTTGACGGCATGGTTTGTATACCGAATTGCGACAAGATCATACCTGGCATGCTGATGGCTACGGTCCGTCTGGATATTCCCACGGTATTTGTCAGCGGCGGCGCCATGCAGGCCGGTTGTTCGAAATCAGGTAAAGTGATCGATTTGATCAGTGTTTTTGAAGCGGTAGGCGGTCGTAAACAGGGGACGACGACAGAAGAAGAACTGAAAGACATGGAAGACCATGCCTGTCCGACGTGTGGCAGCTGTTCGGGTATGTTTACCGCCAATTCGATGAATTGTCTGTGCGAAGCCATTGGTATTGCGCTTCCGGGCAATGGAACGCGGCTGGCTGTTTCTGAAGAACGCCGTGAGCTGGTACGGGCCGCCGGCAAACGGATTATCGAGCTGGTACAGGAGCAGGTGCTACCGTCGCAGATCATTACACGCGACGCGCTGAAAAATGCTTTTGCATTGGATATGGCCATGGGCGGTTCCACGAATACGGTTTTACATATTCTGGCACTGGCATATGAAGCCGGTATTGATTTCGGGCTGGATGACATTGCGGCGATTTCTGCCAGGACGCCGTACATTTGTAAAGTGAGCCCCGCAAACACCATTCATATTGAAGATGTGGATCGGGTGGGCGGTATTTCGGCCATTATGAGAGAAGTGGACAAACGCGGACTGATGATCCGCGACTGCAAGTCCGTTTCAGGTAAAACCATTGGCGAAATTGTGGACGCGGCCAGGGATGCTGACGGCGAAGTGATTCGCGGTCTGGATAATCCGTATTCAAATCGCGGCAGTCTGCGGATTTTGCGTGGTAATCTGGCTCCGGACGGTTCCGTGGTAAAAGCGGGAGCGGTAGATCCGAAGATGATGAAACACACGGGGCCTGCGGTGATTTTTGAAAGTCAGGAAGAGGCCTGCGAAGGAATTATGTCGGGCAGTATTAAAGAAGGCGATGTCATCGTGATTCGTTACGAAGGTCCTGCGGGCGGTCCGGGGATGCAGGAAATGCTGTCGCCGACGGCCATGATATCCGGCATGGGATTGGGCGATAAATGTGCGTTGATTACGGATGGTCGTTTCAGTGGCGGTACACGCGGAGCCTGCATTGGTCATATTTCGCCGGAAGCGGCGGCTCGCGGCCCCATTGCGGCATTAAAAGATGGTGATATGATTGACATTGATATTGATGAAGGCGTGCTGGCAGTTCAGCTGGACGCTGAGGAGATACAGAGGCGTTTGTCGGAGCTTCCCCCCTTCGAATCGAAGGTGGATAGTCGGTGGCTGCGGCGCTACGCCCGCATGGTACGCTCTGCCGATACCGGTGCCGTGCTGGAGTAGAAGAATAGAAGACCGTAGGCCTTGAGGCTGTAGACTGTAGGTAAGAGGGATGAGGGATGAGGGATGAAGGATGAAAGGTGAAGGCTGAACCAAGAACCAAGAACAACGAACACTCTCACCTACAGCCTGACAACCTGACCCCCTACAGCCTTAAAATGTATTAACGTAAGAAGAAGAAGGAGCTACCCATGACGAAAAGAATGTCAGGAGCAGAAATTTTAATCGATGCGCTGGTTCAGGAAGGAGTCGACGTGATGTTCGGCTATCCGGGCGGCGTGGTGATTCCTATATTTGATGTTTTGTATAAGAATGAAGATCGGATACGTTTTATTCTGTCGCGCCATGAACAGGGCGCGGCGCATATGGCGGACGGCTATGCCCGTTCGACGGGAAAAGTGGGCGTTTGTCTGGCTACATCGGGTCCGGGCGCTACGAATTTGACCACCGGTATTGCTACTGCCTATCTGGATTCAGTCCCAATGGTGGCGATTACCGGGCAGGTTCGCAGCAGTCTGATTGGATCGGATGCCTTTCAGGAAGCCGACATGGTGGGCATCACGCGGTCGATCACCAAGCATAATTACTTGGTGGACGATATCAGGTCGCTGCCTCGTATCATCAAAGAAGCCTTCTATATTGCTCGCACAGGGCGACCCGGGCCGGTGCTGATTGATTTGCCGGTGGATGTTTCCGCTGGTTTTCTGGATGATTATGTTTATCCGGACAGCGTGGATATGCGTGGATACAAACCCAATGTCCAAGGACATTCCAAGCAGATTCATAAAGTGGCGGAAGCTTTCGCAGAAGCGCAGAAGCCGGTGATCTATGCCGGGGGCGGGATCAAACTGTCTGGCGCATGGGATGAGCTGCTGGAGCTGGCCGAAAAAACCAATACGCCGGTGACGGCCACACTTCTGGCACTGGGTGTTTTCCCTCAGGATCACGAACTGTTCATTGGTATGCCCGGGATGCATGGCACACAGACGGCGAACTTTGCTTTGACGGAATGCGATTTGATTGTGTCCATCGGTGCCCGTTTTGACGATCGGGTGACAGGTGACGTGAACAAGTTTGCCCCTCAGGCCAAGATTGCGCACATCGACATTGATCCGGCTGCCATCAGCAAAATTATCAAGGTGGATATTCCGGTGGTGGGCGATGCGAAACAGACCTTGCAGGAACTGATCCCCATGGTTGCGGCACGAGAGAAAAACGGCTGGTGCCATCAGATCAGTGAATGGAAGAAATTATATAATGTTCCGTTCGAACAGGGAAGTGGTTCGGTGATCAAGCCACAGTATGTGGTGCAGCGTCTGAGTGATCTGTGTCCTTCGGATACCTTTGTTGCGACGGAGGTGGGTCAGAATCAGATGTGGGCCGCACAATATTATACATGGAGGTTTCCACGTCAGCTGATGACATCGGGCGGATTGGGCACCATGGGCTACGGATTGCCGGCGGCACTGGGTGTTCAGGCGGCTAATCCTGGGCGCACCGTGATTAATATTGCGGGAGACGGCAGTATTCAGATGAACAGTCAGGAATGGGCCACGGCGTTTGTCGAGAAATTACCGGTGAAGACGTTTATTCTGAATAACGAGTATCTGGGCATGGTGCGTCAGTGGCAGCAGCTGTTTTGGGAACGTCGGTATTCTTCGACGTGCCTGAAAGAAACGCCGGATTGCGGACGCACCTGCGAGAAAACAGGCAAGCCCTGTGATCGCATGTACGTGCCCGATTTTGTCAAACTGGCCGAAGCCTACAACTGTTTGGGACTGCGTTGTTCCGATCCGGCAAAGATCGACGAAACGATCAAGCAGGCCTTGGCGTATGACGGGCCGGTTGTGGTTGAATTTATCGTTGAGAAAGAAGCGAACGTGTATCCCATGGTCCCCGCAGGAAAACCCATCAATGAAATGCTGGAAGGAGACGCATAATGAAAAAACATATTTTTTCTGTGCTGGTTGAGAATCATTTCGGTGTACTGGCCCGGGTTGCCAATTTGTTTTCGGCACGCGGATACAATATCAGCAGTTTAACCGTCGGGGAAACGGAAGATCCGTCTATCTCCCGCATGACGATTGTGGCCGTTGGCGACGATTCGATTCTGGAGCAGATTGCTAAACAGCTGAACAAGCTGATTGACGTGATCAAGGTGCGCGATATTACCCATCGTCAGCATGTGGAAAGGGAATTGGTGCTGATGAAAATTAATGCGCCCAAGGCGACGCGTGCCGATATTATTCAGGCGGTGGATGTGTTTAAAGGCACCATTGTCAGTATGACGCGCGATGAGCTGGGCGTGGAATTAAGCGGCGATTCAGACAAGATGGATGCATTTATCGAGTACATTCGACCCTTCGGCATCAAAGAAATGGTGCGATCAGGCAAGATTGTGATGGCACGCTAACTATATAAGAGTAGAGTAGAAAAATTTAACCTACCAACTAAGGAGTAGAATACATGGAAATATATTACGAAAAAGATGCCGATCTGGACTTGCTGAAAGGCAAGAAGATTGCGGTCATCGGTTATGGTAGCCAGGGTCATGCCCAGGCTCAGAACCTGCGCGATTCGGGTTATGATGTAGTGATCGGTCAGCGCAAAGGCGGCAAGAATTATGATCTGGCCATTGAACATGGTTTCCAGCCGGTATCGGCCGCAGAAGCGGCTGCACAGGCTGATATCATCCAGATCCTGTTGCCGGATGAATTGCAGAAAAAAGTGTACTATGATGACATTGCCCCGTCATTGACCGCCGGCAAAGCACTGGTGTTCTCTCATGGTTTCAATATTCATTTTGGTCAGATTGAACCGCCTGCGGACGTCGATGTCTACATGGTTGCTCCTAAAGGACCGGGTCACATGGTTCGTCGTACATTTACACTGGGCAGCGGCGTACCCTGTCTGATCAGTGTGTATCAGGATGCTACGGGCAAAGCCCGCGAAACAGCAATGGCACATGCCTGTGGTGTGGGCGGCGGTCGTTCGGGCATTATTGAAACCACATTCAAAGAAGAAACCGAAACCGATTTGTTCGGCGAACAGGTTGTGCTGTGCGGTGGTTTGAGCGAACTGATTCGTGCTGGTTTCGATACTTTGACCGAAGCAGGTTATGCTCCGGAAATGGCCTATTTCGAATGTCTGCATGAAGTTAAACTGATTACCGATCTGATCTACGAAGGTGGTATTGCCAACATGCGCGATTCTATCTCCGGTACCGCGGAATACGGTGATCTGACACGTGGCCGTCGCATCATTACGGACGATACTCGCAAAGAAATGAAAAAGTGCCTGAAAGAAATTCAGAACGGCACCTTTGCACGTGACTGGATCCTTGAAAATCAGGCCGGATTGCCTTTCTACAAGATGCAGAAAGAAATCGATAAGCGCCATCCGATTGAAGTCGTCGGTGCCAAACTGCGCTCCATGATGACCTGGCTGAAGAAGTAAGGGAGAAGGCTGCAGGCTTATAGGCTGTAGACTGTAGGTGATTTGGCTGTTGAACGTTGTTCACAGCCATTCACCCTTGGCCTTTCAGTTAACCAAAAGGGTTGTACTATGCGTGATCATACGAAACTTCGGGCCAGTTTTGAACTGGCTGATGAAGTGGCTGTTTTGCTGTACAGCATGACGCGCGTGTTTCCTAAAGAGGAAGTGTACGGTTTGACTTCGCAAATGCGTCGCGCCGCTGTATCGATTCCTTCAAATATTGTGGAGGGTTGTGCCAGAAGTTCAGAAGCCGATTATGTGCGCTTTCTTGGCTATGCATACGGATCGGCGAGGGAGTTGGGATACCAATGCAGCTTGGCTAAGCGGTTGGGATATTTTTTAGATGATGAACAGCATTTACTGAATAAATTGCAGGAAACAGAAAAAGTGCTCGGGGCACTGATTCGTTCTCTTAGATGATGATGCCGGGGATATGCTGGGCTAACTGTTTGGTCTTACCTACAGTCTACAGCCTAAAGCCTAATCCCCCAAGAATGAACCAAAGGTGAATAACATGGACAAAGTATATATATTCGACACGACACTGCGCGACGGCGAACAGGCCCTGCGCTCGAGCTTATCGGTTAAAGAAAAAATCGTCATAGCCCGTGCCCTGACGAATCTAAATGTCGATATTATCGAAGCGGGTTTTCCTGTGAGTTCACCGGGAGATTTTGAGAGCGTAAAAACCATCGCAGAGGTCATTGACGGCCCCGTGATTTGCGGATTGGCCCGCGCGGTTGAAAAGGACATTGATGCCTGCGCTCAGGCGCTGAAAAACTGTAAAAATCCGCGTATTCATACCTTTATCGGCACATCGGCCATTCATGCGACCAGTAAACTGCGCCGCACCGATGAGGAAATTCTGGACATGGCGGTTTCCATGGTCAAATATGCGCGCCGCTTTTGTGACGACGTTGAATTTTCCTGCGAAGATGCAGGACGCACCGATCCCGATGTATTGTGCCGGATTGTAGAATCCGCCATCAAAGCCGGTGCCCGTACCGTGAATATCCCTGATACAGTGGGTTATGTGGTGGGTACGCGTTTTGGAGAAATTATTGCGGATCTGTTTAACCGGGTTCCCAATATTGGTGATGCCATTATCTCGGTGCATTGTCACAACGATCTGGGTCAGGCGGTCAGTAATTCTGTTCAGGCCGTGATCAATGGCGCGCGTCAGGTGGAATGTACCGTGAACGGTATTGGCGAACGGGCTGGAAATGCCGCACTGGAAGAAATTGCCATGATTCTGCGTCTGCACAGTCCTTCGCTGAACGTGGACACCGGGATCAATACGAAGCGCATTTATGACACAAGCCGTTTGGTGAGTCGTATGTGCAATATGCCGATTCAGCCGAATAAGGCGATCGTCGGAGCCAATGCCTTTGTGCATTCCTCAGGTATTCATCAGGATGGAATGATTAAAAATAAACTGTGCTACGAAATCATGACGCCGGAATCCATTGGATTGAAGGCGAACGCGTTGAATCTGACTAGTCGCAGCGGTCGGGCCGCCGTGAAAAATCGTCTGGCCGATCTGGGATACACGGAAGAGGATTACAACATCGATAAGGTGTACGAAAATTTCCTGAAAGTGGCCGATAGAAAAGGCGTGGTATATGACGACGATTTGATTGCTTTGATAGAGATCGGGTCAGCCGAGGATACAACAAAGTACAAACTGACCTATCTGAATGCCACCGCCGGCAAAGATATTGTATCGACGGCCACCGTAAAAGTGGACGTGGAGGGCGAGGATGAACCTCGTACGGAAGCAGCCACAGGCGATGGACCTGTCGACGCGGCCTATAAAGCCATTGACCGCGTGACGGGCAGAACCGTGAAAGTGATTGAATACAGTCTGGCCGCAGCTACTGGCGGACGTGATGCGCTCGGCGATGTGAAAATTATTGGAGAAAAGGATGGCATCCGCTACTACGCCCATGGATCCAGCACGGACATTGTGGAAGCCTCGGCACTGGCCTATATTAATTTGCTCAACAAGCTGGAACGTATGGCCATCGTTGAACAGGCACGAATTAACAAAAATAAGTCGGAAGAATAGAGCGAAGTATTACGGAGATCACGATGACTGCTATGCTTGATAGAGTTGAAAAAGACGCATTATGCCTTCCCGAAGCGGAACGGGCATTTTTGGTGGATCGACTGATTAATTCGCTTGGAGAAAATGCGATGAATGATGTTGATGCGGCATGGCTGGTTGAAATTGAAAAGCGTTTTGATGAGTATAAGCGAGGCACACGCAAACCCGTACCTTCTAGGATGGTGTTTGAGGAAGCGGAGCAAATGACCAAATGATATTTTAATCGTGGCCGTGGGCCACGTCAGGCGGATGCCGGGGTACTGGCAGGGCCGACAAAAGGATAGCGAACAATAATAAGGAAATTATCATGGGAAAAACACTCGCACAGAAAATATTTGATTCTCATCGCGTAGATGAGCCGTTTCCAGGGGAAGAGGTGCTGCGCATCGACGTGGTGATGTGTCACGAAATCACGACACCGATCGCTATTCTTGATCTGGTTAAGAAGGGTAAAGACCGCATCTTTGACACCACGAAAATCAAGGCGGTTGTCGATCATGTCACTCCGTCCAAGGATTCTAAAACCGCGGCGCAGGCCAAAATTCTGCGCGACTGGGCACGTCGTCATGACGTGAAAGATTTCTTCGATGTGGGGCGTAACGGCGTCTGTCATGCCATTTTTCCTGAAAAAGGATTTATTCGTCCCGGTTATACCGTGATCATGGGCGATTCACATACCTGCACGCATGGGGCGTTCGGAGCCTTTGCCGCCGGTGTGGGAACCACCGATTTGGAAGTGGGCATTCTCAAAGGGGTCTGTGCATTTCGCGCACCGCGCACCATTCGGATAAATATCGATGGAACGCTGCCCAAAGGCGTGTATGCCAAGGATGTGATTTTGCATGTGATTCAGCAGATGACGGTCAACGGCGCGACCGATTGTGTGGTGGAGTTTGTTGGCCCCGTGGTCACCGCCATGAGCATGGAAAGTCGGATGACCATGTGCAATATGGCCGTGGAAATGGGTGCCACCAGCGGTATATGTATGCCGGATGAAACCACGCTGGATTACCTGTGGCCCTTTGTGGCGGAATCCTACAAAAACGATCGCGCCGCAGCACTGTCCGATTTTGAGACATGGCATTCCGATGCTGATGCGGACTTCTATAAACAGATCAACGTGGATGTGTCGGACATGGAACCGCTGATGACAGTGGGCTACAAACCCGATCAGGTCAAAACCATCGCCGAAATGGCGGGCAGCAAAGTCGATCAGGTTTATCTGGGTTCCTGCACCAACGGTCGTATCGAAGATTTGGCGGTGGCGGCGAAGATTCTGGAAGGCAAAACCGTTCATCCCATGGTACGTCTGATTGTATCGCCGGCTACGCCGAAGATCTATCAGGAAGCCGATGCGCTGGGTTATGTGAAAATATTTATGGATGCCGGTGCGTGTCTGACCAATCCGACGTGCGGTGCCTGTCTGGGTATGTCCAACGGCGTATTAGCCGATGGTGAAGTCTGCGCATCGACCACCAATCGCAATTTTGCCGGACGTATGGGCAAGGGCGGGATGGTGCATCTGATGAGTCCGGCCAGCGCGGCGGCAACAGCCATCGAAGGCTGTATCGCGGATCCTCGTAACTATCTGTAAGGCTAACAAAAAGGTGAATAGTAAGATGAAACGTACATTTGGTGGAAAAGTTCTTTTTTTGAACCGGGCAGATATCAATACCGATGAAATCATTCCGGCACGGTACCTTACAGAAATTGATAAGGAAGCATTGGGACCTCATTTGCTGGAAGATTTGAATCTGGAAGGCTTTGATGCGGCATCGGATACGATGAAACACGCACAGGTGGTTATCACGCGGGAAAACTTTGGCTGCGGCTCATCCCGTGAACATGCCGTCTGGGCCTTCGAGGTCAATGGATACAATGCGGTGATTGCGCCGAGTTATGCGCGCATTTTCCGCAAAAATATGTTCAACAGTGGATTGCTGGCCATTGAACTCACGGATGATCAGATCGACGGCTTGTTCAAATTCGCCGGACTGCATGATGTGACGATGGATATCGATCTTGCCGAGCAGGTGCTCGTCATGCACGCCGGTGATGTGGTCACCACCTATGCCTTCGAGCTGTCGCCCTTTGATAAAGCGGTGGTGGATGCCAGTGGCTGGGTGGAATACGCCGACAGTAATTATTGATTTGGATGTTCATCGAGAGCATCAGTTAAGACGGATGTTTGTTGGTGTTTTAAGTGGAAAATGAGTGTTCTAGAAAGTTCCAATGATTGGAACTTTTGGACGCGGCAGGTATGGAAAAGTTCCAATGATTGGAAGTTTTCAAAAATAAAGTTCCAATCATTGGAAGTTTTCAAAAAAAGGATTTAGAGGATGAAAAAGACCATAGCGGTGTTGGCAGGAGATGGAATCGGACCGGAAGTCATGGCAGAAGCACTGAAAGTGCTGGCTGCGGTGAGCCGGAAATTCGATGCGGAATTTGTATTTAATCAT contains these protein-coding regions:
- the ilvB gene encoding biosynthetic-type acetolactate synthase large subunit, with amino-acid sequence MTKRMSGAEILIDALVQEGVDVMFGYPGGVVIPIFDVLYKNEDRIRFILSRHEQGAAHMADGYARSTGKVGVCLATSGPGATNLTTGIATAYLDSVPMVAITGQVRSSLIGSDAFQEADMVGITRSITKHNYLVDDIRSLPRIIKEAFYIARTGRPGPVLIDLPVDVSAGFLDDYVYPDSVDMRGYKPNVQGHSKQIHKVAEAFAEAQKPVIYAGGGIKLSGAWDELLELAEKTNTPVTATLLALGVFPQDHELFIGMPGMHGTQTANFALTECDLIVSIGARFDDRVTGDVNKFAPQAKIAHIDIDPAAISKIIKVDIPVVGDAKQTLQELIPMVAAREKNGWCHQISEWKKLYNVPFEQGSGSVIKPQYVVQRLSDLCPSDTFVATEVGQNQMWAAQYYTWRFPRQLMTSGGLGTMGYGLPAALGVQAANPGRTVINIAGDGSIQMNSQEWATAFVEKLPVKTFILNNEYLGMVRQWQQLFWERRYSSTCLKETPDCGRTCEKTGKPCDRMYVPDFVKLAEAYNCLGLRCSDPAKIDETIKQALAYDGPVVVEFIVEKEANVYPMVPAGKPINEMLEGDA
- the ablA gene encoding lysine 2,3-aminomutase, with amino-acid sequence MSPIFNDQQQELASQIDGKTSLNNWKDWKWQIKHSIRDVATFEKLMDVEFTPEERTALLETVDKFPLSVTPYYLSLIDREDFRNDPVFKQCIPNPSELIIGAHDMVDPLHEEADSPAPGITHRYPDRVLFHISNVCSMYCRHCTRKRKVGDQDFIPDREAIKAGLDYIRNTPQVRDVLLSGGDPFMLSDDYLDWILSEIETIEHVEVVRIGTRMPVVMPYRITTDLVNMLKKHQPLWINTHFNHPREITTSSREALRMLADGGFPLGNQSVLLAGVNDCPRIMRTLVHKLVQNRVRPYYIYQCDLSEGLSHFRTPVGKGIEIIESLRGHTSGFAVPTYVIDAPGGGGKIPVAPNYLISWSPHKVILRNYEGVITSYQEPENYQSVFCDHNCEDCQLTLQLDDADEYQSIGIEKLLSYADDAISLIPEDNERHQRREDDTAE
- the ilvC gene encoding ketol-acid reductoisomerase, which gives rise to MEIYYEKDADLDLLKGKKIAVIGYGSQGHAQAQNLRDSGYDVVIGQRKGGKNYDLAIEHGFQPVSAAEAAAQADIIQILLPDELQKKVYYDDIAPSLTAGKALVFSHGFNIHFGQIEPPADVDVYMVAPKGPGHMVRRTFTLGSGVPCLISVYQDATGKARETAMAHACGVGGGRSGIIETTFKEETETDLFGEQVVLCGGLSELIRAGFDTLTEAGYAPEMAYFECLHEVKLITDLIYEGGIANMRDSISGTAEYGDLTRGRRIITDDTRKEMKKCLKEIQNGTFARDWILENQAGLPFYKMQKEIDKRHPIEVVGAKLRSMMTWLKK
- the ilvN gene encoding acetolactate synthase small subunit, whose amino-acid sequence is MKKHIFSVLVENHFGVLARVANLFSARGYNISSLTVGETEDPSISRMTIVAVGDDSILEQIAKQLNKLIDVIKVRDITHRQHVERELVLMKINAPKATRADIIQAVDVFKGTIVSMTRDELGVELSGDSDKMDAFIEYIRPFGIKEMVRSGKIVMAR
- a CDS encoding four helix bundle protein, which produces MRDHTKLRASFELADEVAVLLYSMTRVFPKEEVYGLTSQMRRAAVSIPSNIVEGCARSSEADYVRFLGYAYGSARELGYQCSLAKRLGYFLDDEQHLLNKLQETEKVLGALIRSLR
- the ilvD gene encoding dihydroxy-acid dehydratase, producing MRSDKVKVGLERAPHRALLKACGVTDADMGKPFIAVCNSYVDIVPGHTHLQEFGRLVKQAIRDAGGVPFEFNTMALCDGIAMGHNGMRFSLPSRELIADTVESMVSGHMFDGMVCIPNCDKIIPGMLMATVRLDIPTVFVSGGAMQAGCSKSGKVIDLISVFEAVGGRKQGTTTEEELKDMEDHACPTCGSCSGMFTANSMNCLCEAIGIALPGNGTRLAVSEERRELVRAAGKRIIELVQEQVLPSQIITRDALKNAFALDMAMGGSTNTVLHILALAYEAGIDFGLDDIAAISARTPYICKVSPANTIHIEDVDRVGGISAIMREVDKRGLMIRDCKSVSGKTIGEIVDAARDADGEVIRGLDNPYSNRGSLRILRGNLAPDGSVVKAGAVDPKMMKHTGPAVIFESQEEACEGIMSGSIKEGDVIVIRYEGPAGGPGMQEMLSPTAMISGMGLGDKCALITDGRFSGGTRGACIGHISPEAAARGPIAALKDGDMIDIDIDEGVLAVQLDAEEIQRRLSELPPFESKVDSRWLRRYARMVRSADTGAVLE
- the ablB gene encoding putative beta-lysine N-acetyltransferase — encoded protein: MSDTLEKMGHSQIQHGPDNDRIYLMKFDPADMPGLVDQLDALAAAKGYTKIFAKVPVPHVPVFIQNGYRKEGIIPAFFNGKTDAAFLGKFINPARAVSAQCDEIEQIITLAQSKRGCAGRSLDASCTLRAAEEADAPELAEVYRKVFATYPFPVYDPAYLVETMRSHVCYFVAEKDGKIAAAASGEMDKENHNAEMTDFATLPEHLGNGLAFHLLRFMEPEMKQRGIVTVYTIARAVSPGMNITFAKCGYAFGGTLINNTQISGAIESMNLWYRSTNLPFRAL